A single region of the Neodiprion pinetum isolate iyNeoPine1 chromosome 5, iyNeoPine1.2, whole genome shotgun sequence genome encodes:
- the hop gene encoding tyrosine-protein kinase hopscotch — MEEKNVVSVNLATDAKGVIIPCTVEWTAEDLCIKVCKQIGIGPVARHLFALRNRSTKLWCASGQKLEIKDKLKLDFRLRFKPSSIQRLKQIDIKAYDYYFLQARTDVLDNKVSEIVYEKHKRELIGLGVCDMYRVMLEKDIPREIVESDYKKYIPKECLKRHSFFVKKPIHNALVRLSGHDAAYVKDQYLNQLECMAPDYLLEEYKALMDRGIPNPPQKVLLRINSKEVKYTDMENNIEDTLCAIEDLCFISIRHDGTVEISRKNGIPTYLKFGTNALLLSFVSGLDGYYRLAIKWTFNLCRDLITPSLQKLHKMKCHGPVGGEFSYAKLEEKRSNRPGTFVLRESETKYNVFYLDVCGKDSKPRTRKIEQLGPDEFILSDSVQRYTSLAQLVAAHQDPENQLYLRECLPPSEYDKSPLLICASESGVSDVVADEELVTELLKDGPRCIPPQELQVYKAQPFRKHYELTSESRTPAITSYRAMWRIAKGKKLGVAIKILEEEESGMTREFFQLAGKWGQLRSTAIARLYGLMLAPAVGMVLELVRYGPLDVYLQTHASTQTIKTVDMVEAAACLATALWHLEENGVVHGNIRCRKLLVHTHNANSLVVKLADPGLFSYTQADVHWLPPECYGNAELAKRSSQADVWALATTFWQIFSRGAPIPPHKDIDSVKRYYSSGKRLPMPSGCPTEVYKLMLECWGEGGGSRKQPQAVMRDINQILYQVYNSRRIHAYETAFPKLFTDSSYIEAEKEIDSSDSESRASSLFTDRTSLVWDDDDEAEGESKEIDQDDQEELSSYLIWLAKVGGEKSGPLGQMQGIFELDADCNVILQGRIGQGFYGEVYKGLLERDNKDAEPQQVAVKKLKTQALEADLRDFEREISIMKTLKHENVVEILGVISEPEVCLVMEFVKHGSLQSYLAINRETLTHRKLLGFALDIATGMDYLGRKSIVHRDLAARNILVASENRVKISDFGLAQVTGINDYYILQTNRDLPIKWYAPESLRDGKFSPRSDVWSFGVTMYETFGFGDEPRVPGVGDGGNSEGSAELLEALERGSRLPCPPTCPQAVYVKLMYPCWQLQSHERPDFSTLCNDIQDLLTQY; from the exons ATGGAAGAGAAAAACGTAGTGTCAGTTAACTTGGCCACCGATGCGAAGGGTGTAATTATTCCATGTACTGTTGAATGGACCGCAGAAGATTTATGCATCAAG GTCTGCAAGCAAATTGGTATCGGTCCAGTCGCAAGGCACTTGTTTGCACTTAGGAATCGATCCACCAAGTTATGGTGTGCTTCTGGTcagaaattggaaattaaaGATAAATTGAAACTTGACTTCAGGCTGAGGTTCAAACCGTCGAGTATACAGAGGCTTAAACAAATCGATATCAAAGcctatgattattattttctccaaGCTCGTACCGATGTCTTGGACAACAAGGTTTCAGAAATAGTTTATGAAAAACATAAACGTGAATTGATCGGATTGGGAGTCTGCGATATGTACAG AGTGATGCTAGAGAAAGATATACCAAGAGAGATTGTGGAATCCGATTATAAGAAATACATTCCCAAGGAATGCCTAAAGCGTCATTCGTTCTTTGTAAAGAAACCCATTCATAATGCTTTGGTTAGATTATCTGGTCACGACGCTGCTTATGTGAAGGACCAGTATTTAAATCAGTTGGAATGCATGGCTCCAGATTATTTGTTGGAAGAATATAAGGCTTTGATGGACAGGGGTATACCTAATCCTCCGCAAAAAGTTTTACTCCGAATTAATTCTAAGGAAGTCAAGTATACTGACATGGAAAATAACATTGAGGATACTTTGTGTGCCATAGAGGACCTCTGCTTTATTTCAATCAG gCACGATGGAACAGTAGAAATATCTCGAAAGAATGGGATTCCTACCTATTTGAAGTTTGGTACAAATGCGCTCTTACTATCATTCGTTTCTGGATTGGATGGATATTATCGTTTGGCCATTAAGTGGACATTTAATTTATGTAGAGACCTCATAACGCCAAGTTTGCAAAAGCTTCATAAAATGAAATGTCATGGACCTGTAGG CGGTGAGTTTTCGTATGCAAAACTGGAAGAGAAACGCAGTAATCGACCCGGTACATTTGTTCTGAGAGAAAGTGAAACGAAATATAACGTATTTTACTTGGATGTATGTGGTAAAGACAGCAAGCCACGAACAAGAAAGATTGAACAACTGGGACCTgacgaatttattttatccGATAGCGTGCAAAGGTATACGTCTCTTGCGCAGTTAGTCGCCGCTCATCAAGACCCTGAAAATCAACTTTACCTCCGTGAATGCCTACCGCCTTCAGAATATG ATAAATCGCCATTATTAATTTGTGCCAGTGAAAGTGGCGTGAGTGATGTAGTTGCTGACGAAGAGTTAGTGACTGAGCTTTTGAAAGACGGTCCACGTTGCATTCCACCTCAGGAGTTACAGGTATACAAAGCACAACCTTTTCGTAAACACTATGAGTTAACATCCGAATCCAGAACACCGGCGATTACTTCATACCGAGCAATGTGGAGAATAGCTAAAGGCAAAAAACTTGGAGTTGccataaaaattcttgaaGAAGAAGAGTCGGGAATGACTCGAGAATTTTTCCAACTGGCTGGAAAATGGGGTCAGCTTAGATCGACAGCAATAGCTCG GTTGTATGGACTGATGCTTGCACCAGCTGTTGGAATGGTACTGGAACTAGTGCGATATGGTCCGCTCGATGTATATTTACAAACACACGCTTCAACGCAAACAATTAAAACTGTTGATATGGTGGAAGCAGCCGCATGTCTTGCCACAGCTCTGTGGCATTTG GAGGAAAACGGAGTTGTGCATGGTAATATCAGGTGCCGAAAGCTTTTGGTACACACGCATAATGCGAATAGTTTGGTAGTAAAATTAGCAGACCCAGGCCTGTTTAGCTACACACAAGCAGA TGTTCATTGGCTGCCACCCGAATGTTATGGCAATGCGGAATTAGCTAAGCGTAGTTCACAGGCAGATGTTTGGGCTCTGGCAACCACCTTCTGGCAGATTTTCTCCCGTGGTGCGCCTATACCTCCCCACAAAGACATTGATTCTGTAAAAAGG TACTATTCAAGCGGCAAACGATTGCCTATGCCATCTGGCTGTCCAACTGAAGTTTATAAACTAATGCTTGAGTGTTGGGGGGAGGGTGGTGGATCTAGAAAACAACCACAAGCAGTAATGCGAGATATTAATCAGATTTTGTACCAAGTGTATAATTCGAGGAGAATTCACGCTTACGAAACAGCATTTCCTAAACTCTTCACTGACTCCAGTTACATCGAGGCAGAGAAAGAGATCGATTCATCTGACAGTGAGTCTCGGGCCAGTAGTCTATTTACTGATCGCACTAGTCTGGTCTGGGATGATGATGACGAAG CTGAAGGTGAATCGAAAGAAATTGATCAAGATGATCAAGAGGAGTTATCCTCGTATTTGATTTGGTTGGCTAAGGTAGGAGGTGAAAAAAGCGGACCTTTGGGACAAATGCAAGGCATTTTTGAACTGGACGCGGATTGCAATGTGATTCTTCAAGGACGTATAGGACAAGGTTTTTACGGAGAAGTATACAAAGGTTTGCTCGAAAGAGACAACAAAGATGCAGAGCCTCAGCAAGTTGCCGTTAAAAAACTCAAGACTCAAGCTTTGGAAGCAGACTTACGGGACTTTGAAAGAGAAATATCAATTATGAAG ACTCTGAAACATGAAAATGTCGTGGAAATTCTAGGAGTTATATCGGAGCCAGAAGTTTGCTTGGTAATGGAGTTTGTAAAGCATGGTTCACTGCAGAGTTACTTAGCGATAAACCGTGAGACGTTGACGCATAGGAAATTGCTAGGCTTTGCCCTTGATATTGCAACAGGAATGGATTATTTAGGCCGTAAAAGTATTGTACACAGAGATTTGGCGGCTAGAAATATTCTTGTCGCTAGTGAAAATAGGGTAAAAATTAGTGATTTCGGATTAGCACAAGTAACTGGAATAAACGATTACTATATTCTTCAGACAAACAGGGATCTTCCTATAAAATG GTATGCGCCAGAGAGTTTAAGGGATGGAAAGTTCTCGCCAAGGTCAGATGTTTGGTCTTTTGGAGTGACGATGTACGAGACATTCGGCTTTGGAGACGAGCCTCGAGTACCTGGAGTTGGGGATGGTGGAAACTCTGAAGGTAGCGCCGAACTATTAGAGGCGCTAGAGAGAGGTTCTAGACTACCATGCCCTCCCACTTGCCCGCAAGCCGTTTATGTTAAACTGATGTATCCCTGCTGGCAATTACAGAGTCACGAGCGACCTGATTTTTCAACTCTCTGTAACGATATACAAGACTTGTTGACGCAATATTGA
- the Pngl gene encoding peptide-N(4)-(N-acetyl-beta-glucosaminyl)asparagine amidase, with the protein MSNVKRCFDLLKENDKKVYNEVRDVLSRLCKNVMKNPNETKYRKVRLSNPIVVDKILPAVGAMECLFEIGFVERDDHLLLPETASLSNLQELERLLSEPGQTKEPQTKPPAQKSCAAIHPTSPALAVSSSFNLQTNVAPTAQEEKFFQQIRGQFQEVLKYENTELQNKARALIPLSELQINAMEKMRLIQRGVKSTRDNKQLEDISIEDLVFVEVLAWFKEKFFNWVDSPECNKCSGKCSFQKVIPARGPGVSRIEIHRCTTCANTVEFPRYSDPALLLYTRKGRCGEWANAFALICRSLNYDTRLVWDYTDHVWVEVWSVAANRWIHADPCENVLDRPLMYEKGWGKKLSYILAFSKDEMQDVTWRYTSDQKAVLKRRKLCSESNLVSIITSLSENRRRTSCSIPRQQYLIRRSLMELVELIIYHFGNNRKDESDKDYHGRTSGSLAWRLSRQEAKIDSNSSHVWRIPSEVESIKLSYTASSDNYVLVDRSGNVLEKIEGWAKGVYEMNGGIFRKVENDWKMVYLARSPENQSGNISWNFEISDSKLEISNLSLRAIAAVFHGASIEWKIQGFYRNGQTKVVPINDSKEFKTEQLNGTFKISLSATLSGGEKDLAWQHAQLFRQSLDSTDHSIEICINTVKVI; encoded by the exons ATGAGTAATGTGAAACGTTGCTTTGATTTGTTGAAAgagaatgataaaaaagttTACAATGAAGTACGTGACGTATTGTCGAGACTGTGCAAAAACGTGATGAAAAATCCGAACGAAACTAAATACCGTAAGGTTCGCTTGAGCAACCCAATCGtcgttgataaaattttaccagCGGTTGGAGCGATGGAGTGTCTCTTCGAAATTGGATTCGTCGAG CGAGACGATCACCTTCTATTACCGGAAACCGCCTCCTTGTCTAATCTACAAGAACTGGAACGCCTACTCTCAGAGCCAGGTCAAACAAAAGAACCACAAACTAAGCCGCCTGCCCAGAAATCGTGTGCAGCAATTCATCCGACTAGTCCTGCTCTTGCTGTCTCATCAAGTTTCAACCTGCAGACTAATGTCGCACCCACAGCGcaggaggaaaaatttttccagcaAATACGAGGACAATTTCAAGAAGTATTGAAGTACGAGAATACCGAGCTACAAAACAAGGCAAGAGCGCTCATACCTCTGTCGGAATTACAAATTAACGCTATGGAGAAAATGAGATTAATTCAAAG aGGAGTAAAGTCGACCAGAGACAATAAACAATTAGAAGATATTTCGATAGAGGATTTGGTTTTTGTTGAAGTACTAGCAtggtttaaagaaaaatttttcaactggGTCGACAGTCCAGAATGTAACAAATGCTCAGGAAAATGTTCCTTCCAAAAAGTAATACCTGCCAGAGGACCAGGTGTATCAAGAATAGAGATTCACAG ATGTACCACGTGTGCCAACACCGTAGAATTTCCTCGCTACTCGGATCCAGCTTTGCTGTTATATACTAGAAAAGGACGCTGCGGTGAATGGGCAAATGCATTTGCGTTGATTTGCCGCTCACTCAACTACGACACCCGTTTAGTGTGGGATTACACAGATCATGTCTGGGTGGAG GTGTGGTCGGTGGCTGCGAATAGATGGATACATGCTGATCCATGCGAAAACGTATTGGATCGGCCATTGATGTATGAAAAAGGTTGGGGAAAAAAGTTGAGCTACATTTTAGCTTTTTCAAAGGATGAAATGCAGGACGTGACCTGGAGATACACTTCTGACCAAAAAGCTGTTCTAAAACGTAGAAAACTGTGTTCCGAATCAAATCTAGTGTCAATTATAACATCGCTATCGGAAAACCGGCGTCGTACGAGCTGTTCCATTCCACGCCAACAATATCTCATACGTCGATCTCTAATGGAACTAGTAGAACTGATAATTTACCATTTTGGTAACAACAGGAAAGACGAAAGTGACAAAGACTATCACGGAAGAACCTCCGGATCGTTAGCATGGAGACTGTCTCGCCAGGAGGCAAAA ATTGATTCAAATTCATCCCATGTATGGCGTATCCCTTCAGAGGTGGAATCGATAAAGCTTAGTTATACAGCATCAAGTGACAATTATGTCTTAGTTGACAGGAGTGGAAATGTGTTGGAGAAAATTGAGGGCTGGGCAAAGGGTGTTTACGAAATGAATGGAGGAATTTTTCGCAAAGTCGAAAACGATTGGAAAATGGTATATCTGGCCCGCAGTCCAGAAAACCAAAGCGGGAATATAAGCTGGAACTTTGAAATATCTGATTCTAAATTAGAAATTTCTAACTTAAGTTTGCGAGCTATCGCTGCTGTTTTTCACGGTGCAAGCATTGAGTGGAAAATTCAAGGATTTTACAGAAATGGCCAAACAAAAGTGGTCCCTATCAATGAttcgaaagaatttaaaacAGAGCAGCTTAACGGGACTTTTAAAATCAGTTTATCGGCCACACTTAGTGGAGGTGAGAAGGACCTAGCCTGGCAACACGCCCAATTGTTCCGCCAGAGTCTAGATTCCACAGATCATTCCATAGAAATTTGTATCAATACAGTTAAAGTTATCTAA
- the Prosalpha3 gene encoding proteasome subunit alpha type-4 has translation MARRYDTRTTIFSPEGRLYQVEYAMEAISHAGTCLGILANDGILLAAERRNTNKLLDEVFFSEKIYKLNEDMVCSVAGVTSDANVLTNELRLIGQRYLLQYGEAIPCEQLVSWLCDVKQAYTQYGGKRPFGVSILYMGWDRHYGYQLYQSDPSGNYSGWKATCIGNNSAAAVSSLKQEYQEGETTLKDAMALAIKVLSKTLDMTKLSSDKVEMATLTREDGKTKTRILPASEVEALIAEHDRLEAIAEQAKKEKQKL, from the exons ATG GCTCGCCGGTATGATACCAGGACAACTATATTCTCGCCAGAGGGTCGGCTATACCAGGTGGAATATGCAATGGAAGCTATAAGTCACGCTGGTACTTGTTTAGGAATTCTGGCCAATGACGGAATCTTACTAGCCGCAGAAAGAAGGAACACCAACAAGCTGTTGGATGAAGTATTTTTCTCAGAAAAAATCTATAAACTAAATGAGGATATGGTTTGCTCCGTTGCTGGAGTTACGTCTGATGCAAACGTTCTCACTAACGAGCTCCGCTTAATCGGTCAAAGATATCTTCTTCAATACGGTGAAGCCATTCCTTGTGAGCAACTGGTTTCTTGGCTTTGTGATGTCAAACAAGCTTACACTCAGTACGGAGGTAAAAGACCGTTCGGAGTTTCCATACTCTACATGGGCTGGGATCGGCATTACGGATATCAGCTCTACCAGTCAGATCCTAGTGGCAATTACAGCGGGTGGAAAGCTACCTGTATTGGTAACAATTCGGCAGCAGCTGTATCTTCTCTTAAACAGGAATATCAGGAGGGAGAAACTACTCTGAAAGATGCGATGGCTCTTGCGATTAAAGTTCTTTCAAAAACTCTAGATATGACTAAACTCTCCTCTGACAAAG TTGAGATGGCAACTCTAACTCGCGAAGATGGAAAAACAAAGACCCGTATTCTACCAGCATCTGAAGTGGAGGCATTGATTGCTGAACACGATCGACTAGAAGCAATTGCTGAACAGGCAAAGAAGGAAAAGCAAAAACTGTAA